The Cellulosimicrobium cellulans genome contains the following window.
GAGCACCGCGGAGGTCTCGACGTCGGCCCGCGGGCGGTGCTCGACGCCGCGCGGCACGACGAACAGGTCGTGCGGCCCCAGCACGACCGCGCGCTCGACGCCGTCCTCGCGCAGGTCGATCGTCAGCTCGCCCGCGAGCACGAGGAACAGCTCGTCGGTCTCGGGGTGGGTGTGCCAGACGAACTGGCCGAGCACCTTGACGACCTTGAGGTCCTGGTCGTTGAGGGTCGCCACCCGGTGCGGCTGCCAGTGCCCGTCGAACGCGTCGAGGGCGGCGAAGAGGTTGCGCACGTCGGTCATGTGCCCACCCTGCCACTCCCCTGCCCGCCACGAGATCGACCCGCACGTCCGCGATCGACCTTCCGAGGGTCGACGTCGGGCCGTTCGGGTCGATCTCGCGGGTGAGCGGTGCCAGGCTGACACCATGAGCAGCACCGACGCCGCACGTCCGGGGGCCGCGTTCGGCCCCGAGGTCTACGCCGCCCGCCGCGAGCGCGCCGCCGCGCACGCGCG
Protein-coding sequences here:
- a CDS encoding cupin domain-containing protein, producing the protein MTDVRNLFAALDAFDGHWQPHRVATLNDQDLKVVKVLGQFVWHTHPETDELFLVLAGELTIDLREDGVERAVVLGPHDLFVVPRGVEHRPRADVETSAVLVERRGTVNTGDAGGDLSSLLRELPDA